The Candidatus Omnitrophota bacterium genome has a window encoding:
- a CDS encoding ribose-phosphate pyrophosphokinase, with amino-acid sequence MKKNQNLAVFSGGSNPVLAAHICEYLNIAAGKIDISSFQDGECSVKIGDNVRGKDVFIIQGTCPPVNDNLMILLTIIDALRRASAKRITAVMPYYGYARQDRKVEPRVPITAKLVANLLTASGADRILSLELHAGQIQGFFDIPVDNLYPSVVFVEQIKKMGLKNSIVVSPDAGGVDRARALAKHIKADLAIVDKRRPGPNKAKILNIIGDVRGKNCLIYDDIIDTAGTAAGVAEALKKNGAEKIYLLGCHAVLSGNAVAKLEKAPLEKVIVTNSIPLKKSSKKIELLSVGKLFAQAINCIHNETSLSNLFKLKK; translated from the coding sequence ATGAAAAAGAATCAGAATCTCGCTGTTTTTTCAGGCGGTTCAAATCCCGTTCTTGCGGCCCATATCTGCGAATACCTGAATATCGCCGCCGGCAAAATCGACATCAGCTCTTTCCAGGACGGGGAATGCTCTGTAAAAATAGGAGATAACGTCCGCGGGAAAGATGTTTTCATTATTCAGGGCACCTGCCCGCCGGTCAACGATAACCTGATGATACTTCTGACGATCATAGACGCGTTGAGAAGGGCTTCCGCCAAAAGAATAACCGCCGTGATGCCTTATTACGGTTACGCGCGGCAGGACAGAAAGGTCGAGCCGAGGGTGCCGATAACGGCTAAGCTCGTGGCCAATCTTCTTACGGCATCCGGCGCGGACAGAATACTGAGCCTTGAACTGCATGCGGGACAGATACAGGGATTCTTTGACATTCCCGTCGACAACCTGTACCCGTCAGTTGTCTTCGTCGAACAGATAAAAAAAATGGGATTAAAAAACAGCATTGTCGTCTCGCCCGACGCCGGCGGCGTAGACAGAGCGCGGGCGCTGGCAAAGCACATAAAAGCCGACCTGGCCATCGTTGACAAGCGGCGGCCGGGGCCGAATAAGGCCAAGATCCTCAATATCATAGGCGATGTCAGGGGGAAAAACTGTTTGATCTACGACGATATCATAGACACCGCCGGTACCGCCGCGGGCGTGGCGGAGGCGCTCAAAAAAAATGGCGCGGAAAAAATATATCTTCTCGGATGCCACGCCGTCCTTTCGGGCAATGCCGTGGCCAAACTGGAAAAAGCGCCCCTGGAAAAAGTCATTGTCACCAATTCCATTCCCCTTAAAAAATCGTCAAAAAAAATAGAGCTCCTTTCGGTGGGAAAACTTTTCGCGCAGGCGATCAACTGCATACACAATGAGACATCACTGTCGAACCTCTTTAAGCTGAAAAAGTAA
- a CDS encoding class I SAM-dependent methyltransferase translates to MPKMIKIINGQIYGSPPDDLSYIGGRGILGRLILPMTRFMRYSNVKKYIIPSERLLDIGCGDAYFLQKINCREKYGIDKLMGEEITDKLDFPDNYFDYITMLAVIEHVKKPDEIISEIHRALKPGGKFIFTTPRKSAEKLIRLYAKDIDSEHESYFDYEKVEKLAAGLFRIYGFNTFIFGMNQVFALEKI, encoded by the coding sequence ATGCCGAAAATGATTAAAATCATCAACGGTCAAATATACGGTTCCCCGCCCGACGATCTGAGTTACATAGGGGGGCGCGGCATTCTGGGCAGGCTTATTCTGCCAATGACCCGTTTCATGAGATATTCTAATGTAAAAAAATACATCATTCCGTCCGAACGTTTGCTTGACATAGGCTGCGGCGACGCGTATTTTCTGCAAAAAATAAACTGCCGTGAAAAATACGGCATAGATAAACTTATGGGAGAGGAAATCACGGACAAACTGGATTTTCCTGATAATTATTTTGATTATATTACAATGCTGGCCGTGATTGAACATGTGAAAAAACCGGATGAGATAATAAGCGAGATCCACAGAGCGCTAAAACCCGGCGGAAAATTCATATTCACAACGCCCAGGAAATCAGCGGAAAAGCTAATCAGATTATACGCGAAAGATATAGACAGCGAACACGAATCATATTTCGACTATGAAAAAGTTGAAAAACTGGCCGCGGGACTTTTCCGCATATACGGATTCAACACTTTTATCTTCGGTATGAATCAGGTGTTTGCCTTAGAAAAAATTTAA
- a CDS encoding DUF1844 domain-containing protein gives MDSEFFALVLMFQQSVMLHLGKMSNPSTGKAERNLVQAKMSVDILEMLNKKTKGNLDKEEEKFLANVLADTQLNYASEASKPVDAPKTDGTPAGNAEDDIKGTEPPK, from the coding sequence ATGGATTCAGAATTTTTCGCGTTGGTGCTCATGTTCCAGCAGTCGGTAATGCTGCATCTGGGGAAAATGTCAAATCCCTCAACCGGTAAAGCGGAAAGGAACCTGGTACAGGCTAAAATGTCGGTGGATATCCTGGAAATGCTCAACAAGAAGACAAAAGGCAATCTGGACAAGGAAGAAGAGAAGTTTCTGGCCAATGTCCTTGCAGACACCCAGCTCAATTACGCGTCGGAAGCCTCAAAGCCTGTTGACGCGCCCAAAACAGATGGAACACCGGCGGGTAACGCGGAAGACGATATCAAGGGTACAGAGCCGCCAAAGTAA